One genomic window of Cyprinus carpio isolate SPL01 chromosome B8, ASM1834038v1, whole genome shotgun sequence includes the following:
- the LOC122138195 gene encoding LOW QUALITY PROTEIN: zinc finger protein 608-like (The sequence of the model RefSeq protein was modified relative to this genomic sequence to represent the inferred CDS: deleted 3 bases in 2 codons): MSVSSSLQQRIKTHGADPDDSGDDWEIGVGNLIIDLDADLEKDRQRLEMNRVLSVKSAAEGREALEYNCANAGGAAFDGLTQPFLCKEPKKFKLKRRNSSTDTDRFPSLEIVSGIPKACVGKRREAQGRGVEMNSAPAPVDSDDPAPLGRTKDGKKGKTQSKGVKREKDSVKTRKEKPSDEFGPLSENGTENLIGRGGMDAAIVDHTNTEEHSLRTLSVKTRSVGTNTQEAEKTFESSYMEPCQPGTSVNLEGIVWHETEEGVLVVNVTWRKRTYVGTLLDCTKHDWAPPRFCESPMSDSEMPYAAGRGKRMRLAIPDQPAVDPSLSKIRGLTHKRRGVGIGNKGRRGSLNLSGCRTPGYYAVDDIKSNPLMCGKRKGKAPADLDLSLVSDDIRNGNGKRIRAKSRSAPSTPQGKSDPVFLDQVCASPMLIDCPHPNCNKKYKHINGLRYHQSHAHLNSDRKQEFEVESEDRLSDFDEALSSVPFDSSENIITKKPRSMYKLNAVGSPKSRKALLNNDSSPIANAKTTPECGKKDGSIDDLSNLPLINMSVVLENCLMTDRSTSVEMPKLEAEGAIDKRDICSKVKKEGFTERCLAKSRTNRLMNAAPAPPKLTAIPPAAFSTKITEVSSNQASPTVALTKAKNLSLKTIKPKLDIIAQVNMANTTAVQSKDSKRKEKHRLKDRNCKDPRSPKSDPIYTKVDDTKTIGKDFPVSLLKEHLSKQDVVNGPSEMQESRMASIRAEADKVYTFSDNAPSPSIGSSARTDCVPLTNGDGASTKTNSPAYSDISDAAEDGGSNSRSRRNSTQDSNSNSNINPKIPSMSTTPTVTPGKEVQSTSHGHGYESHCIPGYLHSGQANSTSFHKVASPYGRMKDDLRDLNEDIKSSESSSHSSSQSQLQYAETHTALAQSLYYGQYSRGVQMDQKVLMMPSTHRPLSEACCEEIQYSKSRGQVRRGSEQKERTKDEQKQFISSPQSIHKGANSVKINCAKPGFIYVDLDKQLSFQQQHQQGKTSHISMSKEQGVLKESEDLSLESSNSKSNVDTNVTFLNASESQSWSHSYQSKYVKQQNQEVNKISEEMSLSPDKGKDWHMPLEPESRLEAELQNIKCETAAEVIEESTRQEGDEIAGETSEDSQNARGAASSPQQSFIQFQHPYPYLHLCETSSNAYRVMSPALVHNYPGFHYPLYGKTAGREDSEGVQSSKPVTDSTALELLSHPLLPYHGKSPVPGERGSPEQERETERERESVPFSRHLQAHHLTHLGMSYTLMSGLYDPFQGLSSAALVANQQVTTTQTCSSENDGKM, translated from the exons ATGTCAGTCAGTTCCTCCCTTCAGCAGAGAATCAAGACGCACGGAGCGGATCCGGATGACAGCGGGGATGACTGGGAGATCGGCGTTGGGAATCTGATCATCGACCTGGACGCGGATTTGGAGAAGGATCGACAGAGATTGGAGATGAATCGCGTTTTGAGCGTTAAAAGCGCGGCGGAAGGTCGAGAAGCGCTGGAATACAATTGCGCAAACGCAGGAGGCGCCGCGTTCGACGGCCTGACGCAGCCGTTCCTCTGCAAGGAGCCCAAGAAATTCAAGCTGAAACGAAGGAATTCCTCCACGGACACGGATCGATTCCCGTCGCTGGAGATTGTGAGCGGCATTCCCAAAGCATGCGTCGGTAAGCGGCGCGAGGCTCAAGGACGCGGCGTAGAGATGAATTCAGCACCAGCGCCGGTGGACAGCGACGACCCGGCGCCGCTCGGCAGAACCAAAGACGGCAAAAAGGGCAAAACCCAGAGCAAAGGggtgaaaagagagaaagactcaGTGAAGACGCGGAAGGAGAAGCCAAGCGATGAATTCGGCCCGCTTTCGGAGAACGGAACGGAGAATCTCATCGGCAGGGGCGGAATGGACGCGGCTATTGTTGACCACACAAATACCGAGGAGCACAGCCTAAGAACG ttGAGTGTTAAGACGCGGTCAGTTGGAACTAACACACAGGAAGCCGAGAAAACCTTCGAGTCCAGCTACATGGAGCCATGTCAACCAGGAACAAGCGTCAATCTAGAGGGTATTGTGTGGCATGAGACGGAAGAAG GGGTTCTAGTTGTTAATGTCACATGGAGGAAAAGGACCTATGTGGGCACTCTCTTGGACTGTACCAAGCATGACTGGGCTCCACCACG GTTTTGTGAATCACCAATGAGTGACTCTGAAATGCCTTATGCA GCCGGACGTGGTAAACGGATGCGGCTGGCCATACCAGATCAACCAGCTGTAGACCCGAGTCTTTCCAAGATACGAGGGCTAACTCACAAGAGGCGCGGTGTGGGAATCGGCAACAAAGGAAGACGAGGGAGTCTGAACCTCAGTGGCTGTAGGACACCTGGATACTACGCCGTGGATGACATCAAATCCAATCCACTTATGTGTGGAAAACGAAAAGGCAAAGCCCCAGCTGATCTAGATTTAAGCTTGGTCTCGGATGACATTAGGAATGGGAATGGGAAAAGGATACGAGCCAAATCCAGGAGCGCTCCTTCCACCCCTCAGGGTAAATCTGACCCTGTGTTTCTTGATCAAGTTTGTGCGTCCCCAATGCTAATAGACTGTCCGCATCCGAACTGCAACAAGAAGTACAAACATATCAACGGGCTCCGTTACCATCAGTCACACGCTCACCTGAACAGTGACAGAAAGCAAGAGTTTGAGGTGGAGAGCGAGGACAGGCTTTCAGATTTTGATGAAGCACTCAGCTCGGTACCTTTTGATTCTTCTGAGAACATCATCACCAAGAAGCCCAGAAGCATGTATAAACTCAATGCAGTCGGTTCTCCAAAGAGCAGGAAAGCATTGCTCAACAATGATAGCAGTCCCATAGCCAATGCAAAAACTACGCCCGAATGTGGCAAG AAAGACGGATCAATTGACGATCTGAGCAACCTTCCACTCATTAACATGTCCGTTGTCCTTGAGAACTGCCTCATGACGGATCGTAGTACATCTGTTGAAATGCCTAAGCTCGAAGCAGAGGGTGCTATTGATAAGAGGGACATATGTAGCAAAGTTAAGAAAGAAGGGTTCACTGAGAGATGCTTAGCCAAGTCTCGAACCAACAGACTCATGAACGCTGCCCCTGCTCCTCCGAAGCTGACCGCTATTCCACCTGCTGCATTTTCCACTAAAATCACAGAAGTTTCTTCTAATCAGGCCTCTCCAACTGTTGCCCTCACAAAAGCCAAGAACCTCTCACTGAAAACCATCAAGCCAAAGCTGGACATTATTGCACAAGTTAACATGGCCAACACCACCGCAGTCCAGAGCAAAGACAGTAAGAGAAAGGAAAAGCATCGATTAAAGGACAGGAATTGTAAAGATCCCCGGAGTCCCAAAAGTGACCCGATTTACACAAAAGTGGATGATACAAAAACTATTGGGAAAGACTTTCCTGTGAGCCTTTTGAAAGAGCACTTGAGCAAGCAAGATGTTGTAAACGGTCCAAGTGAAATGCAAGAAAGCCGCATGGCGAGTATCAGAGCTGAGGCAGACAAGGTGTACACCTTCTCAGACAATGCACCAAGTCCTTCCATCGGGAGTTCTGCAAGAACAGACTGCGTCCCTCTTACAAACGGAGATGGAGCGAGTACTAAAACAAACAGCCCTGCATACTCCGACATATCTGATGCAGCTGAGGACGGTGGGTCAAACTCAAGGTCCAGAAGGAACTCGACACAAGATTCAAACTCAAACAGCAACATCAATCCCAAAATTCCCTCAATGAGTACCACTCCCACGGTGACCCCCGGAAAAGAGGTCCAGTCCACATCTCATGGCCATGGTTATGAATCCCATTGCATCCCAGGTTACTTGCATTCTGGGCAAGCCAATTCCACTTCGTTTCATAAGGTGGCCTCACCTTACGGTCGGATGAAGGATGATTTGAGAGATTTAAATGAGGATATAAAAAGCTCAGAATCCTCTAGCCACTCAAGTTCCCAATCACAGCTTCAGTACGCTGAAACGCACACAGCACTGGCTCAGTCTTTGTACTATGGACAGTACAGCCGGGGTGTTCAAATGGACCAGAAGGTTCTAATGATGCCCAGCACCCACAGACCGCTCAGTGAGGCATGCTGTGAGGAAATACAGTATAGCAAGAGTAGAGGTCAAGTTAGACGAGGATCTGAGCAAAAGGAAAGAACAAAGGATGAGCAAAAACAATTTATAAGCTCTCCTCAGTCGATTCATAAAGGGGCAAACTCTGTTAAGATTAACTGTGCAAAACCTGGATTCATCTATGTGGATTTGGACAAGCAGCTGTCATTTCAGCAGCAGCACCAACAGGGGAAAACGTCCCATATCTCTATGTCAAAAGAACAAGGGGTCCTCAAGGAATCTGAAGACCTCAGTTTGGAGAGTTCAAACTCTAAATCAAATGTGGAcacaaatgtaacatttctaaAT GCCTCAGAATCTCAGTCCTGGAGCCACTCTTATCAGTCCAAATATGTGAAGCAGCAAAATCAAGAGGTCAACAAGATCTCTGAGGAAATGAGTCTGAGTCCAGACAAGGGGAAAGACTGGCACATGCCTCTAGAGCCCGAGTCCAGGCTGGAGGCTGAACTCCAGAACATCAAGTGTGAGACGGCTGCTGAGGTCATCGAGGAAAGTACCAGACAGGAGGGAGACGAGATAGCGGGTGAGACGTCTGAAGACTCGCAGAATGCAAGAGGGGCTGCGTCATCTCCCCAGCAATCCTTCATTCAGTTCCAGCACCCCTACCCCTATTTACACCTGTGTGAGACGAGCAGCAATGCTTACAGAGTGATGTCTCCAGCTTTGGTGCATAATTACCCAG GTTTCCATTACCCTCTGTATGGAAAAACGGCAGGGAGAGAGGATTCAGAAGGGGTTCAAAGCAGCAAACCAGTGACAGATTCGACAGCATTGGAGCTTCTGTCACATCCTCTTCTGCCGTATCACGGCAAATCTCCTGTT CCTGGAGAAAGAGGATCTCCAGAGCAGGAACGCGAGACTGAACGGGAGAGAGAATCGGTTCCCTTCAGCCGCCACCTTCAGGCGCATCATCTCACTCACCTGGGCATGAGCTACACGCTGATGTCTGGCCTGTATGACCCCTTTCAAG GTTTGAGCTCTGCGGCGCTGGTTGCAAATCAGCAAGTGACGACGACACAGACCTGCTCCAGCG AAAACGACgggaagatgtga